From a single Pseudopipra pipra isolate bDixPip1 chromosome 7, bDixPip1.hap1, whole genome shotgun sequence genomic region:
- the LOC135416842 gene encoding UDP-glucuronosyltransferase 1-6-like, producing MARRLCCAWIFLLLLLLPGPAAGGKLLVVPMVGSHWLSMQEVVEKLSQRGHEVVVLMPEVSWQMETSQAYEVLTYPVTQTLEELDGAFNDSMAAHLRGLPFPLNVLDMYKKTVHVFNTFFGQCKDLFRSQETLKALNQSGFDAILTDPAFMCGATLAHYLSLPFVFFMRGFPCDLHFEAPQAPSPLSYVPRLFTFNSDRMTFFQRVENALMSLLELKYCDGLYSEALKLSSEVLQRDVSLIDLVHSASIWLMRFDFVFEYVRPVMPNMVFVGGINCAKKKPLPQVMFLFHIFQ from the coding sequence ATGGCTCGgaggctctgctgtgcctggattttcctcctcctcctcctcctgcccggccccgcagccGGAGGGAAGCTGCTGGTGGTGCCCATGGTGGGGAGCCACTGGCTGAGCATGCAGGAGGTGGTGGAGAAGCTCAGCCAGCGGGGCCACGAGGTGGTGGTGCTGATGCCGGAGGTGAGCTGGCAGATGGAGACCTCGCAGGCCTACGAGGTGCTCACGTACCCGGTGACGCAGaccctggaggagctggatgGTGCCTTCAATGACTCCATGGCCGCTCACCTGAGGGGCCTGCCCTTCCCCCTGAATGTCCTGGACATGTACAAGAAAACGGTGCACGTCTTCAACACCTTCTTTGGCCAGTGCAAGGACCTGTTCCGCAGCCAGGAGACCCTGAAGGCGCTGAACCAGAGCGGGTTCGACGCCATCCTGACAGACCCCGCCTTTATGTGTGGGGCCACGCTCGCCCACTACCTCTCGCTCCCGTTCGTGTTCTTCATGAGGGGTTTCCCCTGCGACCTCCACTTTGAAGCCCCACAGGCCCCAAGCCCCCTGTCCTACGTCCCGAGGCTGTTCACCTTCAACTCGGACCGCATGACTTTCTTCCAGAGGGTGGAAAACGCCCTGATGTCCCTCCTGGAGCTTAAGTATTGTGATGGTCTCTACAGCGAAGCACTGAAGTTGTCCTCAGAAGTCCTGCAGAGGGACGTGTCCCTCATAGACCTGGTGCACTCTGCTTCCATCTGGCTGATGAGGTTCGACTTTGTGTTTGAGTACGTCAGGCCCGTGATGCCCAACATGGTCTTCGTTGGAGGAATAAACTGTGCTAAGAAGAAACCACTGCCTCAGGTAATGTtccttttccacattttccagTGA